The Globicephala melas chromosome 20, mGloMel1.2, whole genome shotgun sequence genome contains a region encoding:
- the CCDC42 gene encoding coiled-coil domain-containing protein 42 isoform X1: MSLGTMEGEDLAEYFRLQYGQRLLQLLQKFPSTEDHSDSPSIRLLEKKKEAKLMHHAMEQKKEIFQRRMETLNLRWEELGVKEAQLKAHIQKFEQFIRENDQKRIRALKKANKERELKRQCTQELTKAKQEMVALRLEHQRLSAKLQEYSIFNKYLEKVVENSEFEEIHEVIARYKTLVSMHHDLMQSAQEGQEKVERAKARLARYKEEKDDEILQHNNELARLQMRFDRARSDVIIWESRWAHIQNTAAKKTLLLGTIKMATLNLFQIVSKQLKEASTVSLEDTHKQLDTIQQFIQDLSDIWAEVKKKEQQQVRV, from the exons ATGAGTCTGGGCACCATGGAGGGGGAGGATCTGGCCGAGTACTTCCGCTTGCAGTATGGGCAaaggctgctgcagctgctgca GAAGTTCCCCAGCACTGAGGACCACTCAGACTCCCCATCCATCCGGCTgctggagaagaagaaagaggccaAGCTCATGCACCATGCCATGGAGCAGAAGAAGGAG ATATTTCAGCGCAGAATGGAAACCCTGAACCTGCGCTGGGAGGAGCTGGGAGTCAAGGAGGCCCAGCTGAAAGCCCACATACAGAAGTTTGAGCAGTTCATCCGG GAGAACGACCAGAAACGGATCCGGGCCCTGAAGAAGGCCAACAAGGAGCGAGAACTCAAGAGGCAGTGCACGCAAGAGCTGACCAAGGCCAAGCAGGAGATGGTGGCCCTGCGGCTGGAGCACCAGAGGCTGAGCGCCAAGCTGCAGGAATACTCCATCTTCAACAAGTACCTGGAGAAGGTGGTGGAGAACTCCGAG TTCGAAGAGATCCACGAGGTGATCGCGCGCTACAAGACGCTGGTGAGCATGCACCATGACCTCATGCAGTCGGCGCAGGAGGGCCAGGAGAAGGTCGAGCGCGCCAAGGCCCGGCTGGCGCGCTACAAGGAGGAGAAGGACGACGAGATCCTGCAGCACAACAACGAGCTGGCGCGCCTGCAGATGCGCTTCGACCGCGCCCGCAGCGACGTCATCATCTGG GAATCTCGCTGGGCACACATCCAGAACACCGCCGCCAAGAAGACCCTCTTGCTTGGCACCATTAAGATGGCAACGCTGAACCTCTTCCAGATCGTGAGCAAGCAGCTGAAGGAGGCGAGCACCGTGTCCCTGGAGGACACGCACAAACAGCTGGACACG ATCCAGCAGTTTATCCAGGACCTGTCAGACATctgggcagaggtgaagaagAAGGAGCAACAGCAAGTCCGGGTTTAA
- the CCDC42 gene encoding coiled-coil domain-containing protein 42 isoform X2: MSLGTMEGEDLAEYFRLQYGQRLLQLLQKFPSTEDHSDSPSIRLLEKKKEAKLMHHAMEQKKEIFQRRMETLNLRWEELGVKEAQLKAHIQKFEQFIRENDQKRIRALKKANKERELKRQCTQELTKAKQEMVALRLEHQRLSAKLQEYSIFNKYLEKVVENSEESRWAHIQNTAAKKTLLLGTIKMATLNLFQIVSKQLKEASTVSLEDTHKQLDTIQQFIQDLSDIWAEVKKKEQQQVRV, from the exons ATGAGTCTGGGCACCATGGAGGGGGAGGATCTGGCCGAGTACTTCCGCTTGCAGTATGGGCAaaggctgctgcagctgctgca GAAGTTCCCCAGCACTGAGGACCACTCAGACTCCCCATCCATCCGGCTgctggagaagaagaaagaggccaAGCTCATGCACCATGCCATGGAGCAGAAGAAGGAG ATATTTCAGCGCAGAATGGAAACCCTGAACCTGCGCTGGGAGGAGCTGGGAGTCAAGGAGGCCCAGCTGAAAGCCCACATACAGAAGTTTGAGCAGTTCATCCGG GAGAACGACCAGAAACGGATCCGGGCCCTGAAGAAGGCCAACAAGGAGCGAGAACTCAAGAGGCAGTGCACGCAAGAGCTGACCAAGGCCAAGCAGGAGATGGTGGCCCTGCGGCTGGAGCACCAGAGGCTGAGCGCCAAGCTGCAGGAATACTCCATCTTCAACAAGTACCTGGAGAAGGTGGTGGAGAACTCCGAG GAATCTCGCTGGGCACACATCCAGAACACCGCCGCCAAGAAGACCCTCTTGCTTGGCACCATTAAGATGGCAACGCTGAACCTCTTCCAGATCGTGAGCAAGCAGCTGAAGGAGGCGAGCACCGTGTCCCTGGAGGACACGCACAAACAGCTGGACACG ATCCAGCAGTTTATCCAGGACCTGTCAGACATctgggcagaggtgaagaagAAGGAGCAACAGCAAGTCCGGGTTTAA